The genomic stretch GAACGCGACAACGCGTGGAGACTGGAGGGTGGGTCGGTGCTGGGCAGCAAGTCAGCGCTGCACAGCGGAAGTCAAGGGATCAGCGGCGCAGTTCGAGCGTGCAGCACTTGACGCCGCCGCCGCCGAGCAGCAGCTCGGACAGGTCGACGCCGATCGGGTTGTAGCCTCGCTCGCGCAGTTGTCGCTCGAAGCCCGTCGCGCGCGACGCAATGACCACAGTGAGGCCGTCGGAGAAAGCGTTGAGGCCGAGCACGGATGCGTCCTCCTCCGAGACGAGGATCGCGTCAGGGTAGAGCTCGCGGAGGGTGCGGTTGCCCTCCTCGCTGAACGCGCTCGGGAGGTACGCGATGGTCGCGTCGTCGAGCACGGCGATCGCGGTGTCGAGGTGGTAGAAAGACGGATTCACCAGCTCCAGCGTGACGACCTCGCGACCGAAGACGCGGGCGACCTCGGCATGTGAGTCGGAGGCGGAGCGAAAGCCGGTGCCCGCGAGGATCCGCTCCCCGACGAGGAGGAAGTCGCCCTCGCCCTCGTTGACCTCCTCCGGAACGCGGACGTCGAAGCCGGCCGAGCGGAACCAGTCCATGTAGGCCGGGCCCTCGGGCTGGCGCTCCGGGAAAGCGAAGGAGGCACCGTAGGCGATCCCGTCGATCACGAATCCGCCGTTGGCCGCATAGACCATGTCCGGCAGGCCCGCCTCGGGCTCGATCAGCTCGATCGTGAAGCCGAGGTCGGCGTAGGTGTCGTAGAGGGTCTGCCACTGCCGGACGGCGAGGGAGGTGTCGGTGGGGACCTGCGGGTCCATCCACGGATTGATGCGGTAGACGACGGTGAAGTGCTCGGGGCTGCACATCAGGATCGTCTTCGCGACGGGCGTTCGGGCGGGTGCCTCGGGGAGTACGGCAGTATCGGTCATTCGAGTCCTCCTGCGAAAGGATGCGGATGAGCGGACCGGGTCCAGTGGCTCCGTGCCCCGACGGGGTGCGAGCACGCTCCCAGCAAGTGTGACACGCCACAATCCCTCCTTCTCCGCAGTAACACGCATAAATACCGCGTACCCACCCCTCCCCACGCACATCTACAGCGTCCGGCCGACCGAGGGAACCCCGGGCCGTCGAGGGAACCAGCCGGACGGGGCTCCCTCAACGGTGTGAGGTTCCCCCGACGACAACCCTGCGGCAGCGGGCGACTGTTACGCCAAAAAGGGGGACTATGTGCGTCCACCGGCCGATGGCGCGATCCTCGCAGCCCGACGATCGCGGGCCTTCTCCCCGCGACGAAGCTGGATATCTATGCGACGACGAGGGCACGGGGAGCGGATACCGTGAGCCTCGTAGAGGTCACGGCAAAGACCAGCATCACCCGCGACCTGGGTCGTTCGTACGATCCATACTTCTTCGAGGTCTCGAGCGTGACGAATGTCAGCGCGCCCTTCACAGGAGGCCGCGACGGCATGCGGCTCGCACCGTCCTCATCTCAGAGCAGCCCAGCCGAAACCGCACCCACTTCTGGGATGTCCTAGCCCCGGCGATCTCACCATCGTGGTCGGCACAGCAACGTCTCTCGTCTCCGCTCGCTGGAGTCGGCCTTCCTGTGACGCCAAGCTCTGCACCTTCGAGAGCTCTCACTTCACGCTCAACGACCCCTCCTCGTCGGATGACGGGAACGATCACCGGAACTTCGACGGCACCATGTCACAGGCCGACACCTCTTACACATGGAACTCGAACCGTTCCACCGCTAGGAGTTCTGCATCTGGGCCTCCTCACAAAGCGAGCGGTCCTGCGGGGAATACACCAGCTACGCGGATTCTCCTGCCGCTTGCGCCAGCACCGGCACGGACGCCTCCGGCAGCGGCCCCTGGTCGAGCGTCGTCGCGGCCGATCGCCGCTCACAGACCTTCACGAATCTCCGCCGGCTTCGCCGACGCCCTCGCCGTCGGCCCGGTCGCCGCGCGACTGGGCGCACCGCTCTACCTCAGCGAGCCGACCTGCCTCCCGCGCACCACCCGTGTGAAGATGCAGAGCCACAACCTCGATCAGGTCCTCCTGCTCGGTAGCCCCCTGACGCTGTCGGCGCAGGTCCGATCGCTGACCGCCTGCTGAGGCCCGCCGTCCCGCACGAGCCCGGAGATCCATGAGCGACACCGCCGACCGTCCCCTCCTCGTCGGCATCGAGACAGGAGGGACCAAGGTCGTGGCGGCGGTCGCAGCGGCCGCCGCTCCCGAGCGGATCCTCGCGACGACGACCCTGCCCACTCGCGGGCCCGACGAAACCCTCGCCGACCTGGCCGGCTTCGTCGGCGGTCACGGAGTCGCGGGCACCGTCGCCGCGATCGGCGTCGCCTCCTTCGGTCCGCTCGACATCGACCCCGGCTCCCCGACCTACGGTCACCTCACTTCCACCCCGAAGCTCGGCTGGGAGGGCACGGACGTGCTCGGCCCGATCGGCGCGGCAGCACCGGGCGCCCGCCTCGCGCTCGTGACCGACGTCAACGGAGCCGCGCTGGGGGAGGCGCGCTGGGGCGCCGGAGTCGGCGATTTCGTCTACCTCACAGTCGGCACCGGAGTCGGCGGAGGCGTCATCGCGGGCGGGCGGCTCCTCGCCGGCAGCGGTTGGCCCGAGGTCGCGCATCTGCTGCCTCGGCGACACCCCGAAGACGGCTTCGCGGGCACCTGCCCGTTCCACGGGGACTGCCTCGAAGGCCTGGTCGCCGGTCCCGCGATCTCGGCCCGCTGGGGCATGGACGGCTCCCGCCTCCGCGCAGAGCAGGCCGCCGCGAACCTCCGCTTCAGCTCCTACTACCTCGCGCAGCTCGTGACGACGCTCGCCTACGTCGCCGGAGTGCGGCGTGCGGTGGTGGGCGGCGGCGTGTCGAAGACGCCGGGGCTCGTGCCCGCGATCGAAGCCGAGGTCGAGCGGCTGATGGGCGCGCCCGGAGCGACGGGGACGGCCGGCGGGCGGATCCGCATCCTGCGCCCGGCACTCGGCGACGAGTCCGGCGTCCGAGGGGCGCTCTCACTGGCAGGGTCGCTGCTCGAGGGGGCTTCACCCTTCCCGCAGGAGCACGAGGCCCGGTGAAGTCTCCGCCCACGGCGTGGGGCGGAGGTGCGGGAGAGGGTGGGGGCGACGGGAGGCGCGACGTGGCCGGGGGAGGGTGCGATTCGCAGGGGACCGTCCGATTCGCAGGGCGTCGTCCGATTCGCAGGGCGTCGTCCGATTCGCAGGGCGTCGTCCGATTCGCAGGGCGTCGTCCGATTCGCAGGGCGTCGTCCGATTCGCAGGGGATCCACGCGCCGTCGTCGATCCATCCGCTTTCCTGCTTCCTCACGCACGCAACCCCCTGCACATCGCACGCGATCCGCAGCAACACGTACGATCTGCAGGGACACGTACGATCTGCAGGTCTTCCGGCGCTCGAGCCCCTCGAAGCCGCATGAAACAGCCGGCGCCGTCGGAATCCCCTGCGAATCGCACCAGCCGCGCCCAAGCCACCACTCCTCCACAGCCGCCGGATCCCCGATCTCTCCCCCGATCAGCCCGGGCCCGCCCACCAGCACCCGCAGAGCGAGCACGCTCGTGACATGCAGCAGTCACGTCAGTCCCCCGGAGCGTCGAACTCCTCGAGCGCCCTCAGCGCCTCCCGCGCGCGGTCCAGCCGATCGGCCTTGGGCTCGTCCCACCAGACCGGCCCGCGCTCACCGAGCCCGTGCTTCGCGAGCCCCACCCGCCTTCGCGCCAGCGACTCCGCTTCCGCATCGTCGTGCATTCTCGCCGAGCGCACCGCTGAGCGGCCCCGTCCGAGATGCGAGGTCAGCCCGGCGACCACGTCCTCCGGAAGCGAGGGGTCGGTTCGCCGCCACCGTCGGCCCTTTACCACCAGCCAGCGCTCGTCGTCGTCACTCACCCCGTCCCCGCAGCCTCGGATTGACGCGGTCGCCCCTGCTCGTCAGATCCACCTCGTCCGGCAGAAAGAGCACCTCGATCCTCCCCGCGCGGGAGAGGAGCAGCAGGTCGTCGACGAGGGCCCGCGAGCCGCCGACCAGCGTCACATCGACGTCAACCTCGCTCACGAGGTACCATGCCCGGTCCTCCGGCCAGAGGGCGAGCGGAGTCTGGGTGGAGAGCCCCGAGGCTTCCGCGAAACCCGAGGCGCGTGCCCAGCCAATGTCCTCGAGAGCCCGGACGTCCAGCGACAGAAGAGGCCCGTCGCATCCGCGCAGCTCCACCGTCCCCGAGGCGGCGATCTCGGGGGGTTCCCAGCCGGTCGGGCGGGTGTCGCTCATCCTCTCGGGCAACCGGTCCAATCCGTCCGAGCGGGAGAGTACGGCCGGCGACCCGCCGGTCAGCGTCCTGAAACCCGCCGAGAAGTCGGCGAGGCAGTCCCCCGGAGTCGACGTGTGCGCGGCGAGGACCTCGGCGACGACCGCGAGCTCGTCGAGCGGAAGAAGCCCGAGCCGGGGCGCCGAGTACCCGTCCGGGTGCCCGCCGACGAGCGCGTCCCACTGTGCCAGCGGATGCAGGACGGTCCCCTCGCGTGCCGCAACCTCGTGCCAGCGCACACTCGGGTCCCGGCCGGAGGGATGCAGGATCCGAGCCGCTGCCTCGAACAGCGGCGGGACAACCCCCTCGAAACACCCGAACGGGCCGAAAGCGTCCAGCACCCAGCCGGCCCGCTCGACGGCCTGCTCTGCGCGCAGCGGCGCACCCTTCGGCGTCGGCTCGACCATCGGCCCAGGCTAGCGCTGCACCATCGCTCCGGTCAGGGCGGAGAAAGCTCGGTGCGGCCCGGTCTCTCGTGTGAGGCCGTCGGCGATCTTTCCCAGTCGAGCGCGGACGACCGCGTCGAGTGCAAGCATCCGCCGAGCGGCGGCAGCGAGCTCCGCCACAGTCGCCGCGTTCGGGTCGAGTACGGCGGCGAACCCGGCGTCCTCCAGTGCGGCGGCTCCCGCGAACTGGTCGGTCGAGAACGGCAGCACCACGAGCGGCACGCCGGCGGTCATGGCCTCGGTGACACTGTTGTTGCCGCCGTGGCTGATCGCGAGGTCGGCCCGGCGCAGCAGAGAGACCTGCGGGAGGAAGTCGCGCACGAGCCAGCCCTCGGGCACCGGCCCGAGGGCCGAGAAATCCGTCGCACCCGAGGCGAGCGCGACGCGCACGGGTCTGCCCTCGACCTCGATGCCCGCCAGGGCCTCGACGACCCGGGCCAGGACGTCGTCGCGCACCGAGAGGAAGCTGCCGAAGCTCACGTAGATAAGCCGGTCCGCCGACACGGCGAGCCACTGCTCGACCTCCGCGTCGCGGGGTTCCTCACGGACGGCCGAGCCGAGGAATGCGTGCGGCGGAAGCTGAGCGGTACGTGCCGGTTCGTGCAGCTCCCCCGGGTAGTTCAGCAGCAGCACATCGCCGCTTTCGGCGAAGGCGTCGGTGCTGAGTGCGGCTCCGGGGTCGAGAGCGGTCAGAGCGGCATTCCATTCGGCAGTGAA from Rathayibacter rathayi encodes the following:
- a CDS encoding cell wall-binding repeat-containing protein, with translation MSQADTSYTWNSNRSTARSSASGPPHKASGPAGNTPATRILLPLAPAPARTPPAAAPGRASSRPIAAHRPSRISAGFADALAVGPVAARLGAPLYLSEPTCLPRTTRVKMQSHNLDQVLLLGSPLTLSAQVRSLTAC
- a CDS encoding biopolymer transporter Tol encodes the protein MSDDDERWLVVKGRRWRRTDPSLPEDVVAGLTSHLGRGRSAVRSARMHDDAEAESLARRRVGLAKHGLGERGPVWWDEPKADRLDRAREALRALEEFDAPGD
- a CDS encoding ROK family protein, which gives rise to MSDTADRPLLVGIETGGTKVVAAVAAAAAPERILATTTLPTRGPDETLADLAGFVGGHGVAGTVAAIGVASFGPLDIDPGSPTYGHLTSTPKLGWEGTDVLGPIGAAAPGARLALVTDVNGAALGEARWGAGVGDFVYLTVGTGVGGGVIAGGRLLAGSGWPEVAHLLPRRHPEDGFAGTCPFHGDCLEGLVAGPAISARWGMDGSRLRAEQAAANLRFSSYYLAQLVTTLAYVAGVRRAVVGGGVSKTPGLVPAIEAEVERLMGAPGATGTAGGRIRILRPALGDESGVRGALSLAGSLLEGASPFPQEHEAR
- a CDS encoding glycosyltransferase, which encodes MTLLIVSPDYASHLLPLATLGTAWLEAGERVVVATGDATRSIVDGFGFEHIALRLGRGSNPGTIRAEEQAPDEGVSLRGFFDATRRGMVSILSYQARERLTDLLWDPAGVAARLRAILDEIQPDAIVVDHLAFTARVALRALRVPYGDVVLGHPSALTVPGEVYGFPPAWPDAFAPEPDDLDGLRLLCEQVRDSFTAEWNAALTALDPGAALSTDAFAESGDVLLLNYPGELHEPARTAQLPPHAFLGSAVREEPRDAEVEQWLAVSADRLIYVSFGSFLSVRDDVLARVVEALAGIEVEGRPVRVALASGATDFSALGPVPEGWLVRDFLPQVSLLRRADLAISHGGNNSVTEAMTAGVPLVVLPFSTDQFAGAAALEDAGFAAVLDPNAATVAELAAAARRMLALDAVVRARLGKIADGLTRETGPHRAFSALTGAMVQR
- the ddaH gene encoding dimethylargininase, with translation MTDTAVLPEAPARTPVAKTILMCSPEHFTVVYRINPWMDPQVPTDTSLAVRQWQTLYDTYADLGFTIELIEPEAGLPDMVYAANGGFVIDGIAYGASFAFPERQPEGPAYMDWFRSAGFDVRVPEEVNEGEGDFLLVGERILAGTGFRSASDSHAEVARVFGREVVTLELVNPSFYHLDTAIAVLDDATIAYLPSAFSEEGNRTLRELYPDAILVSEEDASVLGLNAFSDGLTVVIASRATGFERQLRERGYNPIGVDLSELLLGGGGVKCCTLELRR